In Desulfotignum phosphitoxidans DSM 13687, a single window of DNA contains:
- a CDS encoding ribonuclease D, whose product MLQFTFIESDAALADACAQMSKYPIIGVDLEADSMHSFKEKICLIQIATNDEAFLVDPFTIDNFSPFVDVLENPDIIKVFHGADFDVRSLDREMGARINNLFDTEIACRFLNVRERGLAALLKDHFDVHVDKKFQKQDWSKRPLKSDMVAYSVGDVAYLIALHGILVKRLAAIGRLHWAAEEFEAQARVRYENNHAPPFFRKIKGAGKLDNRSLAVLENLLTLRMDLAEKKDVPLFKIMSNQSLLAMATGRPRSLDEIKENKMLSPRQVQMFGHLCRQAIDRGMALPHKDLPAYPKTVMPRKTPEVMARITALKKMREKKSESLGMEPGFLINNATITALAQEKPVTHADLDAMGVLRNWQKEALGDTILKTL is encoded by the coding sequence ATGCTGCAATTTACCTTTATCGAGTCTGACGCGGCCCTGGCGGATGCCTGTGCCCAAATGTCTAAATATCCCATTATCGGGGTGGATCTGGAAGCGGATTCCATGCATTCCTTTAAGGAAAAGATCTGTCTGATCCAGATCGCAACAAACGACGAGGCGTTTCTGGTGGATCCGTTTACCATTGACAATTTTTCCCCTTTTGTGGATGTTCTGGAAAATCCGGATATCATCAAGGTGTTTCACGGTGCGGATTTTGATGTCCGAAGCCTGGACCGGGAAATGGGCGCCCGGATAAACAACCTGTTTGACACGGAAATCGCATGCCGGTTTCTCAATGTCCGGGAGCGGGGCCTGGCCGCTTTGCTCAAAGATCATTTTGATGTGCATGTGGACAAAAAGTTTCAGAAGCAGGACTGGTCGAAACGCCCGTTGAAATCAGACATGGTGGCTTATTCCGTGGGGGATGTGGCCTATCTGATCGCCCTGCACGGCATACTGGTGAAGCGCCTGGCAGCCATTGGCCGCCTGCACTGGGCCGCAGAAGAGTTTGAGGCCCAGGCCAGGGTGCGGTATGAGAATAACCATGCCCCGCCTTTTTTTAGAAAAATCAAAGGGGCGGGCAAACTGGACAACCGCAGCCTGGCGGTTCTGGAAAATTTGTTGACCCTGCGCATGGATCTGGCGGAAAAAAAAGATGTGCCTTTGTTCAAGATCATGTCCAACCAGTCGCTGCTGGCCATGGCCACGGGACGACCCAGATCCCTGGATGAGATAAAGGAAAATAAAATGCTCAGTCCGCGCCAGGTGCAGATGTTCGGGCATTTGTGCCGGCAGGCCATAGACAGGGGCATGGCCTTGCCCCACAAAGACCTGCCTGCGTATCCCAAAACGGTGATGCCCCGGAAAACCCCGGAAGTGATGGCACGCATCACGGCATTGAAAAAAATGCGGGAAAAGAAAAGTGAGTCTCTGGGCATGGAACCGGGGTTTCTGATCAACAATGCCACCATAACGGCCCTGGCCCAGGAAAAACCCGTTACCCATGCGGATCTGGATGCCATGGGCGTACTGCGCAACTGGCAGAAAGAGGCCCTGGGGGATACAATTCTAAAGACGCTGTAA
- a CDS encoding DUF3373 family protein, with the protein MKKGVAVLFVLAFMAGFSVPGVHASDEVKMLKEQLETMNQNIQKLQEKILEIEKKNAEEIEEVEYLNDRMDKAELHTATDKLSLGIELRSRADTLHYSDMQAAPAALVNGFFTPYASGGFNNASLPQIQQRIQNMAMAGMIPPTDEFDADNDVIFTNKFHVNMHAKVNDQLSFSGRMAAYKVFGDSSGVKFNQGSLGDITMDGNTSSLPHGDTLRLERAYFVYNNYWDNIPVSFSLGRRPSTYGPPLEYANYSLEAGSPLGTIINWQFDGASLNFGLENVTGIYGAALKFCYGVGFEGDWGNSYSLEASQPDVDDVHMFGFIATLFDDDSTSAVLNYAHAWDITDGFTGLTVMPFTVAKDPTTGLYAFEQNTGGYISRMQPSTDIGDWDAASLLLRKNLYEMFEKDIDLFLALSWSHTSPSQVSANPFYEIMGQGLLNSNGNLEDHDGYSLYAGAIFPMPFNGRLGLEYNWGSKYWFNFTGAEDSLVGSKLATRGSVYEGYYIQPIFGQNFFVKLGARYYDYKYTGSGNPLGAPEKISELNALNALFPVADKVWDGYISATVRF; encoded by the coding sequence ATGAAAAAAGGTGTCGCGGTTTTATTTGTACTTGCGTTTATGGCGGGATTTTCCGTCCCCGGTGTTCATGCGTCTGATGAAGTGAAGATGCTCAAAGAACAGCTGGAAACCATGAATCAAAACATTCAAAAACTTCAGGAAAAAATTCTTGAGATAGAAAAAAAGAACGCTGAAGAGATTGAAGAAGTAGAATATCTCAACGACCGAATGGACAAGGCGGAACTTCATACCGCCACCGATAAGCTGTCCCTTGGCATCGAGCTGCGATCCCGGGCCGATACCCTTCATTATTCAGATATGCAGGCAGCACCGGCTGCCCTGGTGAATGGGTTTTTCACACCGTATGCATCCGGGGGATTCAACAATGCCAGTTTACCGCAGATCCAGCAGCGCATCCAGAATATGGCCATGGCAGGCATGATCCCCCCCACTGATGAATTTGATGCGGACAATGATGTGATATTCACCAACAAGTTTCATGTAAACATGCATGCCAAAGTGAACGATCAGTTGAGTTTTTCCGGCAGAATGGCGGCTTATAAAGTGTTTGGCGATTCCTCCGGAGTAAAGTTCAACCAGGGCAGTCTTGGCGATATCACCATGGACGGGAATACATCCTCCCTGCCTCACGGGGATACCCTGCGCCTGGAACGGGCTTATTTTGTTTATAACAATTACTGGGACAACATCCCGGTCAGTTTCTCACTGGGACGGCGGCCATCCACCTACGGCCCCCCTTTGGAATACGCCAACTACAGCCTGGAAGCCGGATCACCTCTGGGCACCATCATCAACTGGCAGTTTGACGGGGCATCACTGAATTTCGGCCTTGAAAATGTCACCGGCATCTATGGTGCGGCACTGAAGTTCTGTTACGGCGTCGGGTTTGAAGGAGACTGGGGCAATTCCTATTCCCTGGAAGCCAGTCAGCCGGATGTTGACGACGTCCATATGTTCGGTTTTATCGCCACTTTGTTTGACGATGATTCCACCAGCGCAGTGCTCAATTACGCCCATGCCTGGGACATCACTGACGGATTCACCGGTCTGACGGTCATGCCGTTTACCGTTGCCAAGGATCCAACAACCGGGTTGTATGCGTTTGAACAAAACACCGGCGGATACATCAGCCGTATGCAGCCCAGCACGGATATTGGGGACTGGGACGCGGCATCACTGCTGTTGAGAAAAAACTTATACGAAATGTTTGAAAAAGATATCGACCTGTTTCTGGCCCTTTCCTGGAGTCACACGTCTCCATCACAGGTCTCTGCCAATCCGTTTTATGAAATCATGGGACAGGGGCTGCTCAACTCCAATGGAAACCTGGAAGACCATGACGGCTACAGTCTTTATGCGGGTGCCATTTTTCCCATGCCGTTTAACGGCCGACTGGGCCTGGAGTACAACTGGGGATCCAAATACTGGTTTAACTTCACCGGTGCTGAAGACTCGCTGGTTGGAAGCAAACTGGCCACCCGGGGCAGTGTGTATGAGGGGTATTACATTCAGCCGATTTTCGGACAAAACTTTTTCGTCAAACTGGGTGCCAGATATTATGACTATAAATATACGGGCAGTGGCAATCCGCTGGGGGCACCGGAAAAAATATCAGAACTAAACGCCCTGAACGCATTATTTCCTGTCGCTGATAAAGTATGGGACGGTTACATCTCCGCCACTGTCAGATTTTAA
- a CDS encoding thiolase family protein, which produces MKEVVIASACRTPIGTFGGNLKDVHAATLASITMKAAVSRAAIDPAEIDDIRFGCCLEPADALNVTRVGALLAGIPDAVPAVTVNRVCISGMEAVLSGMAMIQAGMADIILAGGVEHMSGVAYQVPAARWGCRLQDKLFVDALIRSLHCGSHIIPHPEDGPVNADLPPLCHFKGKPYIMGHTAEFVAQHLNITREEMDTVALRSNNNAERASTAGDFTKEIVPVEIPRRREPTMMFDRDEHFRPGLTMADLQKLPPAFIPDTGKVTAGNSSGINDGSAALVIMSAEAAKRFQVNPLARIIATGRGGCHPSVMGLSPVPAVKQLMASSGLRMPDFDLVEVNEAFAAQYIGCERELDLDRDITNVNGSGIGLGHPIGSTGARLIVTLLHALSARNKRVGLATLCGGGGVSMACAIEMIQEV; this is translated from the coding sequence ATGAAAGAAGTTGTCATAGCTTCCGCCTGTAGAACCCCCATCGGCACTTTCGGTGGAAATCTAAAAGATGTGCACGCTGCCACTCTGGCCAGCATCACCATGAAAGCGGCAGTCTCACGTGCCGCCATTGATCCGGCCGAGATTGATGATATCCGGTTCGGATGCTGTCTTGAACCGGCCGATGCCCTCAATGTAACCCGCGTCGGTGCTCTTTTAGCCGGTATTCCAGATGCTGTTCCGGCCGTAACTGTAAACCGGGTCTGTATATCCGGAATGGAGGCGGTACTTTCGGGTATGGCGATGATTCAGGCTGGTATGGCCGATATCATCCTGGCTGGCGGCGTGGAACATATGAGCGGTGTGGCCTACCAGGTGCCGGCGGCACGCTGGGGATGCCGCCTTCAGGACAAGCTGTTTGTGGATGCCCTCATCCGTTCGCTGCATTGCGGTTCACATATCATCCCCCACCCCGAAGACGGTCCGGTAAATGCGGATCTGCCACCCCTGTGCCATTTCAAGGGCAAACCCTATATCATGGGGCATACGGCTGAGTTTGTTGCCCAGCATTTAAACATCACCAGGGAGGAAATGGATACAGTGGCACTCCGCAGTAACAATAATGCGGAACGTGCCAGCACCGCGGGTGATTTTACAAAGGAAATCGTTCCGGTTGAGATTCCCAGACGTCGGGAACCCACAATGATGTTCGACCGGGACGAACATTTCCGTCCCGGGCTGACCATGGCGGATCTGCAAAAACTTCCTCCTGCATTTATCCCTGACACCGGTAAGGTTACCGCCGGCAATTCGAGCGGCATCAATGATGGTTCAGCAGCACTTGTCATTATGTCAGCTGAAGCCGCCAAACGCTTTCAGGTTAACCCTCTGGCGCGTATCATTGCTACCGGTCGGGGCGGCTGCCATCCCTCAGTCATGGGATTATCTCCTGTTCCGGCAGTGAAACAATTGATGGCCTCCAGCGGTTTGCGCATGCCCGATTTTGACCTGGTTGAGGTTAATGAGGCATTTGCAGCCCAGTATATCGGCTGCGAACGAGAACTTGATCTTGACAGGGACATAACCAATGTCAATGGCTCCGGAATTGGATTGGGCCATCCTATCGGCTCGACCGGGGCACGTTTAATAGTGACGTTGCTGCATGCCCTTTCTGCCAGAAACAAGAGAGTCGGTTTGGCAACCCTATGTGGAGGTGGTGGTGTTTCCATGGCATGCGCAATCGAGATGATCCAAGAAGTATAA
- a CDS encoding alpha/beta fold hydrolase: MKKIPLVLVPGLLCDEALWEYQISALDHISIGLITDRHMHYDSIGQIAESIVAAAPPRFALAGLSMGGYIALEIYRKYSERVDRLALLDTSARAESRKQTERRNNLMALSRQDKFNDVVELLWPLLVDSSRRDDKVLKHKIVSMAHRVGPKVFVRQQHAIIHRLDQLPHLPKIACPAIVVCGENDQITPVACSEEMTAYIHGAKKVILPGCGHMSTIEKPDKVTQILQEWLAPQS, encoded by the coding sequence ATGAAAAAAATCCCCCTGGTACTGGTCCCCGGACTTCTCTGTGATGAAGCTTTGTGGGAATATCAAATATCAGCACTTGATCACATCTCGATCGGCCTGATTACCGATAGGCATATGCACTATGACAGCATTGGACAAATTGCCGAGTCAATTGTTGCCGCCGCACCCCCCCGCTTTGCCTTGGCGGGCCTGTCCATGGGAGGATACATCGCCCTGGAAATTTACCGCAAATACAGTGAAAGAGTTGACCGCTTGGCACTGTTGGACACTTCTGCTCGAGCCGAATCGAGAAAACAGACGGAACGGCGCAACAACCTTATGGCCCTGTCTCGGCAAGACAAATTCAATGATGTCGTAGAGTTGCTATGGCCCTTACTGGTGGATTCGAGTCGACGGGATGATAAAGTGTTAAAGCACAAGATCGTCTCTATGGCTCACCGTGTCGGTCCAAAAGTCTTTGTTCGGCAGCAACACGCTATCATTCACAGACTCGACCAATTGCCGCACCTGCCTAAAATAGCCTGCCCAGCTATAGTGGTTTGCGGTGAAAATGATCAGATTACTCCGGTTGCGTGTTCGGAAGAAATGACCGCGTATATCCATGGTGCTAAGAAAGTCATTCTACCCGGTTGCGGTCATATGAGCACCATAGAAAAGCCCGACAAGGTCACCCAGATACTGCAAGAATGGCTGGCGCCCCAATCATAA
- a CDS encoding 4-hydroxyphenylacetate 3-hydroxylase family protein: MKIKTSSDYMSSLQSINPVIYYKGEKIKDVTLHPATAPHVRAAAMTYALASQAEHHDLATATSHLTGRKISRFTHVHQNVEDLLKKVKLLRILGQKTGTCFQRCVGFDGINAVYSVVYEVDEKLGTDYLERFKQWLTYIQDENLMVVGAMTDPKGDRSKNPSEQPDPDQFVRVVERRNDGIVVRGAKLHMTGAVNSHEILIMPTMAMDEKSKDYAFVGAIPVDAPGIIMVFGRQAGDDRRDKLETIDVGKPRFGSVGGEAMIIFDDVFIPNERVFLDGETEFTASIVYRFAAHHRSNYGACKTGLMDVLTGAVSYLCQIQGAAKGSHVRDKVTEMIHLSETLYSSSIACSAEGVPTESGAYMVDTMLANVCKQNVTRFHFEVARLAVDLAGGFIATLPSEHDLKSDEVGHLVKKYFTGVADIPVEERIKIGRLIEAMTGGTALVESMHGAGSPQAQRIMIFREGDLTKKVSLAKALAGIPSVKPKQEAS; encoded by the coding sequence ATGAAGATCAAGACCAGCTCGGACTACATGTCCAGCCTACAATCTATAAACCCTGTCATCTACTACAAGGGCGAAAAGATCAAAGACGTTACCCTGCATCCGGCCACGGCGCCACACGTTCGGGCCGCAGCCATGACCTATGCGCTGGCTTCACAAGCTGAGCACCATGATTTAGCCACGGCTACCTCCCACCTGACGGGCCGGAAAATCAGTCGATTCACCCATGTTCACCAGAATGTAGAGGACCTCTTAAAAAAAGTCAAGCTATTGCGTATTCTGGGCCAGAAGACCGGCACCTGCTTCCAGCGCTGTGTGGGTTTCGACGGGATAAATGCCGTCTATTCCGTTGTCTATGAGGTGGACGAGAAACTGGGCACCGATTATCTGGAGCGGTTTAAACAGTGGTTGACATACATCCAGGATGAGAACCTCATGGTGGTCGGTGCCATGACGGATCCTAAAGGTGACCGTTCGAAAAATCCCAGTGAACAGCCGGATCCGGACCAATTTGTCCGGGTGGTGGAACGTCGCAACGACGGTATTGTGGTTCGGGGGGCGAAGCTGCACATGACAGGAGCTGTGAACTCGCATGAGATCCTGATCATGCCCACCATGGCGATGGACGAAAAATCCAAAGACTATGCATTCGTTGGAGCCATCCCTGTGGATGCCCCTGGTATTATCATGGTGTTCGGCAGGCAGGCAGGAGATGACAGAAGAGACAAACTGGAGACCATCGATGTGGGCAAGCCTCGCTTTGGCTCCGTCGGCGGCGAAGCCATGATCATCTTTGATGATGTATTTATTCCCAACGAACGCGTATTCCTTGACGGTGAGACGGAATTCACCGCCAGCATTGTGTACCGCTTTGCCGCACATCACCGGTCCAACTACGGCGCCTGCAAGACAGGCCTGATGGATGTGCTCACAGGCGCGGTCAGCTACCTGTGCCAGATCCAAGGGGCTGCCAAAGGGTCCCACGTGCGGGACAAAGTGACCGAAATGATCCATCTGAGCGAGACACTGTACAGCTCATCGATTGCCTGTTCGGCGGAAGGGGTGCCTACCGAATCCGGTGCCTATATGGTGGACACCATGCTGGCCAATGTCTGCAAGCAGAACGTTACCCGGTTTCATTTTGAGGTGGCCCGGCTGGCAGTTGACTTGGCCGGTGGATTCATTGCTACCTTGCCCAGTGAACATGATCTGAAAAGTGATGAAGTTGGCCATCTGGTAAAAAAATACTTCACCGGAGTGGCTGATATTCCGGTTGAAGAACGTATCAAAATAGGGCGGCTCATTGAAGCCATGACAGGCGGTACCGCCCTGGTGGAATCCATGCACGGGGCCGGCTCCCCGCAGGCACAGCGAATCATGATATTCCGTGAGGGAGATCTGACCAAGAAAGTCTCTCTGGCCAAGGCCCTGGCAGGCATTCCATCTGTAAAGCCCAAACAGGAGGCTTCTTAA
- a CDS encoding type II toxin-antitoxin system PemK/MazF family toxin: MLSHNVFNERSGTVIAVAITSQPQRAGFPLTLELAGTGLPKKSWVKISQIRILSVRRIGRKIASASDEKLHPNY; the protein is encoded by the coding sequence GTGTTAAGCCACAATGTGTTCAACGAGAGATCCGGAACCGTCATTGCCGTGGCCATCACCAGTCAGCCCCAGCGGGCGGGTTTCCCTCTGACTTTGGAGTTGGCCGGTACCGGACTGCCTAAAAAATCCTGGGTAAAGATCAGTCAGATCCGAATTCTTTCAGTCCGGCGGATCGGCAGGAAAATAGCCAGCGCTTCTGATGAAAAACTGCATCCGAATTATTGA
- a CDS encoding ribbon-helix-helix domain-containing protein has protein sequence MAASKIAITMDDNMLKQLDMLVKSNRFPNRSKAIQEAEAEKLMRMEKSCLARECSKLDPEFEQSMAEEGISSELEEWPEY, from the coding sequence ATGGCAGCTTCAAAAATAGCGATTACCATGGATGATAACATGCTCAAACAATTGGATATGCTTGTGAAATCCAATCGTTTTCCCAACCGCAGCAAAGCGATTCAGGAAGCGGAGGCTGAAAAATTGATGCGCATGGAAAAAAGCTGCCTTGCCCGGGAATGTTCGAAACTGGACCCGGAATTCGAACAGTCCATGGCAGAGGAAGGCATCTCATCGGAGCTGGAAGAATGGCCCGAATACTGA
- a CDS encoding aminotransferase class III-fold pyridoxal phosphate-dependent enzyme, which yields MEHKYLSIRITTAQAEQIAGQLYQVSGDIMPLPGELDFNFKITGNGQSYILKISRPEVSPAYIEFQQALLGHVNESREPVVCPETVPARDGKSVTRIVDDAGTPRLVRLLSWIDGRLWSDVNPITDRLLESLGRQAGQVTKALQGFDHDLAHRDLVWDLAQADWTRDHQNLFSGEQREIIDFFLHRFIQIQPDYHDLRKSVVHNDANDNNVVVTEDRVHPEVTAIIDYGDAVYTQTVNDLAVTVAYAVMGKPEPLAAALCVVKGYHMTFPLEAKELALLHTLVAVRLVISVTKSALNRVKEPENTYLLISEKPAWDLLTQWRAVDEALAHYSFRQACGMMPHPGESGFVNWAGRCDTQFSDLLGNGSADSGAAPVPVSVDLSVGSPWLGHAKDYTDPARLAFELGRLSRQQKGAVPAGGYLECRTGPFLKIYEAGMELDGAIQAEGNTGPVYRTLHLGMDVWAKQGTPVYALFDGRVVQARMEVNESPATETEKETEAVAEGEKGTETTTEIGVPAGSAALILAHRTPGGMQFYTLYGGLDPECLNRLEKGRTVEKGELLGGVARRTATGNRVPHLHFQVMLDRPAQGCGFPRVMFLDQREVWKSISPDPNLFFKDPVLERNSGPDTGKVLSFRRRHLGKSLSLSYETPLKIVRGSGAFLVDETGRPFLDTVNNVAHVGHEHPRVVKAGQAQMAVLNTNTRYLHDSINRFAEALLGTFPDELSVVHFVNSGSEANELALRMARAATGHRDMIAVEVGYHGNTGACIDISSYKFDGKGGKGAPAHTHIVPLPDAFRGLYRGRDTGEKYAAHIREQIQQVHAAGRGVAGFICESIISCGGQIELPDGYLKTAYEAVRKAGGVCIADEVQVGCGRVGHAFWAFELHGVVPDIVTIGKPIGNGHPLAAVVCTRKVAEAFANGMEYFNTFGGNPVSCAIGREVLQVIADEGLQENALATGEYLKEELRNLRTSFPIIGDVRGQGLFLGFELVDDHRRPLGGQAEYLANRMRDLGILMSTDGRDHNVLKIKPPAVFSRTNADELLFRLETVLGEDAMAV from the coding sequence ATGGAACATAAATATTTATCCATTCGCATCACGACCGCCCAGGCTGAACAGATCGCCGGGCAGCTGTATCAGGTGTCTGGCGATATCATGCCTTTGCCCGGAGAGCTGGATTTCAACTTCAAAATCACGGGCAATGGGCAAAGTTACATACTCAAGATCAGCCGGCCGGAGGTGTCTCCCGCCTATATCGAATTTCAGCAGGCCCTGCTGGGTCATGTGAATGAATCCAGGGAGCCTGTGGTGTGCCCGGAAACGGTTCCAGCCAGGGACGGAAAATCCGTCACCCGGATCGTGGATGATGCCGGAACCCCCCGGCTGGTCCGGCTGTTGTCCTGGATCGACGGCCGGCTGTGGTCAGACGTCAACCCTATCACCGACCGGCTTCTGGAGAGCCTGGGCCGTCAGGCGGGACAGGTGACAAAAGCCTTGCAGGGGTTTGACCATGACCTGGCCCATAGGGACCTGGTGTGGGATCTGGCACAGGCCGACTGGACCCGGGATCATCAAAACCTGTTTTCCGGAGAACAGCGGGAGATCATCGATTTTTTTCTTCACCGGTTTATACAGATTCAGCCTGATTACCATGATCTGCGCAAAAGCGTGGTGCACAACGATGCCAACGACAACAACGTGGTGGTGACCGAAGACCGGGTCCATCCGGAAGTCACGGCCATTATCGATTACGGTGATGCGGTGTACACCCAGACCGTCAATGACCTGGCCGTGACCGTGGCTTACGCGGTCATGGGCAAACCGGAACCGCTGGCCGCAGCCCTATGCGTGGTCAAAGGGTATCACATGACGTTTCCCCTGGAGGCAAAGGAGCTGGCCCTGCTGCATACCCTGGTGGCTGTGCGCCTGGTGATCAGTGTCACGAAATCCGCCCTCAACCGGGTCAAAGAGCCGGAAAACACCTATCTGCTGATCAGTGAAAAACCGGCCTGGGATCTGTTGACACAGTGGCGGGCCGTGGATGAAGCGTTGGCCCATTACAGTTTCAGGCAGGCATGCGGCATGATGCCTCATCCCGGAGAATCCGGTTTTGTGAATTGGGCCGGCAGATGTGATACACAGTTTTCAGATCTGCTGGGAAATGGAAGCGCGGATTCAGGTGCCGCACCAGTGCCGGTTTCCGTGGATCTGAGTGTGGGAAGCCCATGGCTGGGGCATGCAAAAGATTATACAGATCCGGCCCGGCTGGCCTTTGAGCTGGGCCGTCTTTCCCGGCAGCAGAAGGGGGCGGTGCCGGCGGGAGGTTACCTGGAGTGCCGGACCGGACCGTTTCTGAAAATCTATGAGGCCGGCATGGAATTAGATGGGGCAATCCAGGCTGAGGGTAACACCGGACCTGTTTACCGCACCCTGCATCTGGGCATGGATGTGTGGGCCAAACAGGGCACACCGGTCTATGCTCTGTTTGACGGCCGGGTGGTGCAGGCCCGGATGGAAGTCAATGAGTCCCCTGCAACGGAAACTGAAAAAGAAACAGAAGCAGTCGCAGAAGGAGAAAAGGGAACTGAAACGACCACTGAAATCGGCGTTCCGGCCGGCAGTGCCGCGCTGATTCTGGCACACCGAACCCCCGGCGGCATGCAGTTCTATACGCTTTATGGCGGGTTGGACCCGGAATGCCTGAACCGGCTGGAAAAGGGCCGGACCGTTGAAAAAGGGGAGCTGCTCGGGGGGGTGGCCCGTCGGACCGCAACGGGAAACAGGGTGCCGCATCTGCATTTCCAGGTGATGCTGGACCGGCCGGCACAGGGATGTGGGTTTCCACGGGTAATGTTTTTAGACCAGAGGGAGGTGTGGAAAAGCATCAGTCCGGACCCGAACCTGTTTTTCAAAGACCCGGTCCTGGAGCGGAATTCGGGGCCGGACACCGGCAAGGTCCTGTCTTTCCGCAGGCGGCACCTGGGCAAAAGCCTGAGCCTGTCCTATGAGACACCTCTGAAAATCGTGCGGGGCAGCGGCGCATTCCTGGTGGATGAGACCGGCAGGCCGTTTCTGGATACCGTGAATAACGTGGCCCATGTGGGTCATGAACACCCCCGGGTGGTGAAAGCCGGTCAGGCCCAGATGGCGGTGCTCAATACCAACACCCGGTACCTGCATGACAGCATCAACCGGTTTGCCGAAGCCCTGCTGGGCACGTTTCCGGATGAGCTGTCCGTGGTGCATTTCGTGAATTCCGGCAGCGAGGCCAACGAGCTGGCCCTGCGCATGGCACGGGCGGCCACCGGACACCGGGACATGATTGCCGTGGAAGTGGGGTATCACGGCAACACCGGGGCGTGTATCGATATCAGCTCCTACAAGTTTGACGGCAAAGGGGGGAAGGGGGCCCCGGCCCATACCCATATCGTGCCGCTGCCCGATGCGTTCCGGGGCCTGTACCGGGGAAGGGACACCGGTGAAAAATATGCTGCCCATATCCGGGAACAGATCCAGCAAGTTCACGCTGCCGGGAGAGGTGTGGCCGGGTTCATCTGCGAGAGCATCATCAGCTGCGGAGGGCAGATCGAGCTGCCGGACGGATATTTGAAAACCGCGTATGAGGCGGTGCGAAAAGCCGGAGGCGTCTGCATCGCCGATGAGGTGCAGGTGGGATGCGGCCGGGTGGGGCATGCGTTCTGGGCGTTTGAGCTGCATGGGGTGGTGCCGGACATCGTTACCATCGGCAAACCCATCGGCAACGGGCACCCCCTGGCAGCCGTGGTGTGTACCCGGAAAGTGGCGGAAGCGTTTGCCAACGGCATGGAGTATTTCAACACCTTTGGCGGGAATCCGGTGTCCTGCGCCATCGGTCGGGAGGTGCTGCAGGTGATCGCGGATGAAGGCCTTCAGGAAAACGCCCTCGCTACCGGAGAGTACCTGAAAGAGGAATTGCGGAACTTGCGGACATCATTTCCCATCATCGGGGATGTGCGGGGCCAGGGGCTGTTTCTGGGGTTTGAACTGGTGGATGACCACCGCCGGCCCTTGGGCGGTCAGGCGGAGTATCTGGCCAACCGCATGCGGGATCTGGGCATTCTCATGAGCACGGACGGCCGGGACCACAATGTGCTGAAAATCAAGCCGCCGGCGGTGTTTTCCAGAACCAATGCGGATGAGCTGCTGTTCCGGCTGGAAACCGTCCTCGGCGAGGATGCCATGGCAGTTTGA
- the dapF gene encoding diaminopimelate epimerase, protein MTQILFSKMQGIGNDFVVMDDRDGSIEAAMPYPQLAEKLCDRHFGIGADGIILVKDSEDEDHDIRFVIYNSDGSRADMCGNGMRCFAKYLYEKNIIDKKQIRVQTDAGTVVPEVVADASGRVTSVKVDMGPPVMSCRQVPFVCDKDTAVEASVDMADGSTVTVTAVGMGNPHAVVFVKDLSEVDVAAQGRALEIHPRFPAKTNVEFIQVMDDQTLKMKVWERGAGMTLACGTGACAALTAAHITGRTGNYATVVLDGGDLAIFWDKSTNHLIKTGPARLVFEGVIRVSAGNGADTEF, encoded by the coding sequence ATGACACAGATTTTGTTTTCAAAAATGCAAGGGATCGGCAATGATTTCGTTGTCATGGATGACCGGGACGGGTCCATTGAAGCCGCCATGCCGTATCCGCAACTGGCGGAAAAACTGTGCGACCGGCATTTCGGCATCGGAGCGGACGGCATCATTCTTGTGAAGGATTCGGAGGATGAGGATCATGATATCCGGTTTGTGATCTATAACTCGGACGGCTCCCGGGCGGATATGTGCGGCAACGGCATGCGATGTTTTGCCAAATACCTGTATGAGAAAAACATCATTGATAAAAAACAGATCCGGGTGCAGACCGATGCCGGCACGGTCGTCCCGGAGGTGGTGGCGGATGCATCCGGCCGGGTGACCTCGGTGAAGGTGGATATGGGGCCGCCGGTCATGTCCTGCCGCCAGGTGCCGTTTGTCTGTGACAAAGATACCGCCGTTGAAGCGTCTGTTGACATGGCGGATGGTTCCACGGTCACCGTGACTGCCGTGGGTATGGGCAATCCCCATGCCGTGGTGTTTGTAAAAGATCTGTCTGAAGTGGATGTGGCGGCTCAGGGCCGGGCCCTTGAAATCCATCCCCGGTTTCCCGCCAAAACCAATGTGGAGTTTATCCAGGTGATGGATGACCAGACATTGAAAATGAAGGTATGGGAACGGGGTGCCGGCATGACCCTGGCCTGCGGCACCGGTGCCTGTGCGGCTTTGACTGCGGCCCATATCACCGGCCGGACCGGCAACTATGCCACCGTGGTGCTCGATGGTGGAGACCTGGCCATCTTCTGGGACAAGTCAACCAATCATTTGATCAAGACCGGCCCGGCCCGGCTGGTGTTTGAAGGCGTTATCCGTGTCAGCGCCGGGAACGGAGCTGACACGGAATTTTGA